From Primulina huaijiensis isolate GDHJ02 chromosome 15, ASM1229523v2, whole genome shotgun sequence, one genomic window encodes:
- the LOC140958215 gene encoding probable WRKY transcription factor 40 produces the protein MEFTSLLDTSLDLNIKPFRFLDEFPIWKQEVGNDFIELGRNLTVNEERGALIEELKRVSAENKKLTDMLTVVCESYTELRNQLMEHTTKNPGASKKRKSETSINNNIGPSESSSSDEDSSKKPREEEQIKTKISHSYTKTEASDTSLIVKDGYHWRKYGQKVTRDNPCPRAYFKCSFAPSCPVKKKVQRSIENQSIVVATYEGEHNHPPPLKAETSSGSNKSLTPGTSPYSTSPHYSAPTITLDLTTSEPRHEETINSRGKNDESELQHYLVEQMVSTLTKDPNFIAALAAASTRNFLLQNEHI, from the exons ATGGAGTTCACAAGTCTGTTGGACACTTCGTTGGATCTTAATATCAAACCTTTCAGATTCCTGGATGAATTTCCTATATGG AAACAAGAAGTGGGGAACGATTTCATTGAGTTGGGAAGAAATTTAACGGTGAACGAAGAG AGGGGCGCTTTGATTGAAGAACTAAAGCGGGTGAGTGCTGAAAACAAGAAGTTGACAGACATGCTAACAGTGGTGTGTGAGAGCTACACAGAACTGAGAAACCAATTAATGGAGCATACAACCAAGAATCCTGGAGCATCGAAGAAGAGGAAATCTGAAACCAGCATCAATAACAATATTGGGCCTTCTGAAAGTAGCTCTAGTGATGAAGATTCATCCAAGAAACCAAGGGAGGAAGAGCAAATCAAAACGAAGATTTCGCATAGTTACACAAAAACTGAAGCATCTGATACAAGCCTT ATTGTCAAGGATGGATATCATTGGAGGAAATATGGACAGAAGGTGACCAGGGATAACCCATGCCCAAGAGCTTACTTCAAGTGTTCTTTTGCTCCAAGCTGTCCTGTCAAAAAGAAG gTGCAAAGAAGCATAGAAAATCAATCAATTGTAGTGGCAACTTATGAAGGGGAGCACAACCATCCTCCGCCTTTGAAAGCAGAGACGAGTTCCGGGTCCAACAAGAGCTTGACACCCGGCACTTCACCGTATTCAACGTCTCCGCATTATTCTGCACCAACTATAACTCTTGATTTAACGACATCAGAACCGCGCCATGAAGAGACGATAAATTCAAGAGGCAAGAATGATGAATCAGAACTTCAACATTACCTTGTTGAACAAATGGTGTCGACTTTAACCAAGGACCCCAATTTCATAGCAGCTTTGGCAGCTGCCAGTACAAgaaattttcttttacaaaaTGAGCATATATAA